CACCGTGTCGAACGGCGTGGCGCAGGTGCTGACACTGGGCCTCGCGACCCCCTGGGCGGACATCCGCCGTAACCGCTACCTCCTGGAGGGCGTGACCGTGCGGGCCATCGTGCCGCTCGACGAGTTCGCGGGCCGTCAGGGTGGTCCGGAGTCGGCGCTGGGCGAGGCCGCCACGGAACTCCTCGACATCGGGCTGGGGTTCTGAGGATGTCGGGCCGCGACTCCTGGCCCGAGGTGCCGGGCGTGTACTTCGACGGGCAGGTCAGCCGCGACCACCCCGCCACGCTGCACCTGGGACCGGACGGCGCGCGGCTGCGCCTGCCGGGCCGCGCCGACCACCACTGGCGCGCGGCCGACGTGACCGTGGACCCGGCGCTGCCCGGCGTGCGCCGCGCGCTGTCCTTCCCGGACGGCAGCCGGTTCGAGACCACCGACCACGCCGCCGTCCGCGACTGGGAGTCCCGGCAGGGACGCAACCGCCTGCTGGGCGGCGTGGCCCGCCTGGAGGCCAGCTGGGGCGCGGCGCTGGGCGCGGTCGCCGTGACCGGGGCGCTGCTGTGGGGCTTCGTGACCTTCGGCCTGCCGGTCCTGGCGCGTCAGGCGGCGGCCGTGACCCCGCAGGGCGTGCTGGCCACCTTCGACCGCGAGGCACTGACGGTCCTGGAGCAGCAGGAACTGGTCGGGCCGAGCCGCCTGAGCGCCGCGCGGCAGGCCGAGCTGCAGGCCGCCTTCCGGGACGTGAGTGCCTGGGCGGGCGGCGGGTACGGGTACCGGCTGCTGCTGCGTGACGGCGAGCCGGCGGGAAGCAGCGGACTGGGCGCGAACGCGTTCGCGTTGCCGAACGGCACGGTCGTCATGACCGATCAGCTGGTC
The DNA window shown above is from Deinococcus sp. LM3 and carries:
- a CDS encoding M48 family metallopeptidase; its protein translation is MSGRDSWPEVPGVYFDGQVSRDHPATLHLGPDGARLRLPGRADHHWRAADVTVDPALPGVRRALSFPDGSRFETTDHAAVRDWESRQGRNRLLGGVARLEASWGAALGAVAVTGALLWGFVTFGLPVLARQAAAVTPQGVLATFDREALTVLEQQELVGPSRLSAARQAELQAAFRDVSAWAGGGYGYRLLLRDGEPAGSSGLGANAFALPNGTVVMTDQLVELGRSDRELIGVLAHEAGHVTQRHGLASVYQALGLGLIVTALTGDVVSASTFAAAVPVALVQGGYSRAAETQSDRIAARYLLERYGTTRPLQTILARLESAQGGAGGLPDLLNTHPGTDARIEHLRRLEDAAR